CAGTGCCCGCACCCGCTATATCTTATTCTCGACGACTATCAGTGTATTACCGATCCGGCGATTCAGCGGGGAATGAGCTGGCTGCTAAACCATGCGCCGTCTTCTTTGCATCTGATTATCGGCAGCCGTCACCAGCCGCCTTTAGCGCTAAGCCGCCTGCAAATGCAGGACCAGCTACTGGAGGTGTATGACCCGGAGCTGCGCTTTAATCCCAGCGAAGCCAATGCCTATTTTGCTGCCTCGCCAGCGCTTAATCCGCAGGATATTCCCCGGCTGATTGCGCTGACGGAAGGTTGGGTAGCGGGGATGAAAATGGCTGCGCTATCCCATGACGCCGGTTCTTCATCTGCGGCGATGGGGCTTAGCGCCAGCTCGCGGTCAATCTCCCGCTATCTCGAAGAGGTTATCTTTGCGCCGCTTCCAGCTGAGGTATTTGATTTTCTTCTGCACACTTCGCTGCTTAACCGCCTGCACCCGGCGTTATGCGATGCGGTTAGCGGCAGAGATAACGCCAGGGAGATGCTGGCGTGGATTGGGCAGCACAACCTGTTTCTGTCGGCGCTGGATGAGGGCGGCCTCTGGTTTCGCTATCATCCGCTGATGCGTGACGCCTTACTGCACCGCCTGCAGCACAGTAGCGAGATTGATATTCGCCAGTTGCACGACCGCGCCAGCGGGTGGTTTGCCTCACAACATCTTTGGGCTGAGGCGATTCGCCACGCGCTGGCTGCCGGTAAATCGGCGACGAAGGATGCCGAGGCCGGGGCGCAGTCGCTGGCGGAAGAGGGGGATATTGATACCCTCGTGCGCTGGATCCGCTATCTACCCGACAACCTTGATCCGTCGCGCATTGAACTTCAGCTCAATCTGGCCTGGGCGCTAGCGCACCGTTTCCGCTTTAGTGATGCCCGCCAACTGCTCGATGCCATTGAGATGCAGGCGGCTGCCAGGCCTGATGTTCTGGCCCGCAGTTCGCGGGTAAAGTTGCAGGTTGTGCGGGCGATTTGCGAAGCCTTTGCTGACAACATTTCGCGCAGCATTGCCATTGTCGAGCCGCTGCTGTGTGAGGTGCCGTGCGGCGATGTTTGGGTCGATGGCCTGGTGTGCAACATCCTCAGCTACTGCCACCTCGCGGATTCACGGCCACAGCAGGCGCTGGATGTTCAGCAGCGAGTGGCGGGGGCGAGCGTCGCCAACCGTAACCTTTTTGTTGAAGTCTACCGGGCGTTCGTAATGGCGCAGGGTTATCTGCGCCAGGGGAATCTCGCCGAGGCGGAGCGGCAGGCCACGCGTGCGCTGCGTTATGCGCAACAGCACACCGGTGTTAACTCCAGCAGCGGGGCGACCCTGGCCCCCATACTGGCGGAGATTGCCTGGGAAAAAGGCGACGTTGAGCAGGTCCAGAGCCTGCTCGCCCCGCGCCTGGAGATGATTGATAACTTTTGCCCGCCAGACGGCCTTAGCCGCTGTTACATCGTGCTGGCCCGTCAGGCCCGCGCGACGGGCGAGCGGGAAAAGGCGGAGTCGTTATTACTTCATGCCGAGGGGCTGGCCGCCCAGCGCGGCTGGCTGCGGGCGCAGGCTCCGCTGCTGGCGGAACGGCTCGCCATGTCGCTCCACGCGGGTGACAGATCAACTGCCGAAACGCTGCTGTGCCGCCTGCAGGGGCTTAATCAGGCGCAACAGCAGGATGCGGTTGGCGGATATATCGCATTAAGCCAGAGTCGTTTACTTTATGCTTCCGGCGAGCCGCTGGCCGCCGCACGGCAGCTGGATAAACTAGCAAGCGTCCGGGAACACAACGGCGAGTGGCTGTTTGCCGTGCGTTTACGGTTGATGCAGGCGCTCGCCCTTTGGCGCGCGGGGGCTCAGGAGCAGGCTGTGGTTGTTTGCCGACCGGCCCTTTCGCGCGCATTGCACCAGGGACTGTTGCGCAGCCTGCTGGAAGGCGGGGCGGAGATGGCTTCGCTACTGAGTGAGATACTTAAACGTGGTGGGCCGGACGACAACCTGGCCGCTGATATCCCATCTCTGTTATCGCATTTCGCGACCGCCGGGATTGCCACGGATGAGAATCGCCCGCAGCCGCCCGCTTTGCGTCTTACCGAACGGGAGCAGCAAACGCTGCGTTTGATCGCCGAGGGGTATTCCAATAAAGGCGTTGCGCGCGAGCTGGGCATTTCGGCGGAAACCGTCAAATGGCATCTCAAACAGCTTTACGAGAAGCTACAGGTGAAAGGCCGTATTCAGGCGGTAAATCAGGCACGAGAGTGGCGTTTGTTAAATTAACGTGACCTTATCCCCCATAGCCAGCGTTAGCGTCCAGGACTATGCTTACAACCAAACCAATAAAAAGAGCTGAGGCAATGTCATGGATAAGGAACTACTGGAAGCGGGCTATCGCGCCTATACCGGGGAGCAGATTGATGTCTACTTCAATACCGCTCTCTGCCAGCACTCGGGAAACTGCGTGCGCGGTAGCGCAAAGCTTTTCAACCTGAAGCGTAAACCGTGGATCGTTCCCGACGAGGTGGATGTCGCCACGGTCATCAAGGTTATCGATACCTGCCCAAGCGGCGCACTAAAGTATCGCCACAAATAAGCGAGGAAATGATGGAAATACTGGAAGGCCACAACAAGTTTTACGTCAATGACGCCGAGGGGAATCAGGTGGCGGAAATTGTTTTTGTACCCACAGGCGAGCATCTCAGCATTATTGAACACACTGACGTGGACCCCAGCCTGAAAGGTCAGGGCGTGGGGAAAAAGCTGGTGGCGAAAGTGGTCGAAAAAATGCGTGGCGAGCAGCGGAAAATTATTCCGTTGTGCCCGTTTGCTAAACATGAGTTTGATAATACTCGCGAGTACGACGATATCCGCGCCTGAAATTAATGCGCCAGCGAGCTGGCGCAACAATTCCTCAAACTCGTAATCAGGGCGAACGAGTGGGGGGCATCCTGCAATTATTCCTCAGAGAACGCTATCTCAACTGCTCGTAGAACAGCAGGGCGGCTATTGCCACCATAATCATGCCGGAAGCAATACTGACTTTTTGTGCCATCTGGGGCCGGGTCGCCAATAGCGTTTTTGCGCCGTAGCCGACCAGTAAATAGACCAGCGTGCAGGTCACCAGATGAATGCCGCCCAGCGTCGACATTTGCTGCGCTACCGACCAGCTTCCTTTAGGATCGGTAAACTGCGGCAGCAGGGCCAGAAACAGAAGGAAAACCTTTGGGTTCAGCCCGCTGATGCAGAGCCCCTTAACTGCCCAGCGATTCCAGGTGCCCATTGTCTGTTCTTCGGCATTTGGCGTTGGCGGGTGGCGCAGAATAGCGATGCCCAGCCACATCAGGTAGCCCGCGCCCAGCAGGGTAATCGTCGACAGCGCCAGCGGATGGTTGGCAATTAAGACCCCGATACCCGCAACCACGATAAGCGTCGCCAACAGGTGACCGGACATGAGTCCGGCGACCGCCGGTATCACGCGACGTCCGTTAATCCCCGCGCTGATAGCATAGGCCCAATCGGCACCGGGGGTGATGATCAGTAGAAAAGAGACCAGCCAGAAACTGGCGATAAAGCTCATCTCCATGGACAGCCCACCTCTGCGCGATAGTGGCGATTTCCCATTGTCGTTTCCCTCATTAATTGTGGCTATTTGAGGGAAAGAATATCGGCTTTATTACGCAATGAGTTTTCAATGTTATGCTCATAAATCTTCTTTTAAGGGAGTATCTTCCAAATGGATGGTATAGATCGAAAAATTCTTGCTGAACTTCAGGCCGACGGGCGACTGTCGATAACTGAGCTTGCCGAACGAGTGAATTTAAGCCTCTCCCCTTGCCATCGACGGCTGCGCGCGCTGGAACAAGAAGGGGTGATTACTGGCTATCGGGTGAATCTTGATCCCGCCAAAATGGGTTTCAATTTTTTGGCGATTGTCTTCGCGACGTTAAAAGAGGGCGATAAGAAAGCGGTGAGCGCTTTCGAAGAGGCGGTGGAAGAGATCCCGCAAATCGTGCTGGCTCAGCGCCTGTTCGGCGACCCGGATTATCTGATGCACGTGGTCACACGCGATCTCCCGGCGTTCCAGAAACTTTATGATGACAAGCTTTCGGCGATGCCCGGCGTGCAGCACTTACGCTCGACGCTGGTGATGAAGACGGTCGTGCAGGATCGCCCGTTTCCGCTGGGTAATGGTTAATCAGGCCGGTAGCCCATATAGATGCTGTAGTCCCGCTAAGCGCAGCGCGAGCCGGGAGAAAAGCGGAAGCTGTGTTGGCAGGGCTTTCCCGGGGGCGGCGCTCGACGCGCCTTGCCCGGGCTACGGGTCCGCAGATGGCTGTGAACCTGTAGCCCGGCTAAGCGCAGCGCGAGCCGGGAGAAAAGCGGAAGCTGCGTTGGTATGGCTTTCCCGGGGGCGGCGCTCGACGCGCCTTGCCCGGGCTACGGGTACGCGCGCTCTGCGGTTTTGTAGCCCGGACAGATGCGCAGCATCGCCTCCGGGAAAATAACGGCGACAGGTTCTATCAACTCTTTTCCAGCAGGCGCATAAAGACCGCCAGCGCCTCATCCAGGTGCTGGCGCTGCGCAGTTGAGAGCCCGGCCAGCAGCTGATGCTCATTCTCCACGTGGCTTTCCACCGCTTTATCGATCAACGTTCTCCCTTCGGGCGTAAGCGCGACCAGCAGGCTGCGCGCATCCTCCGGGTTTGGCTGGCGGCTGATAAAACCCCGTTTTTCCAGCACCTTAAGGCGGTGCGTCATGGTGCCGGAAGTGATCATCAACGTTGAAAACAGTTGCGTTGGCGACAGTACAAACGGCTCGCCTGCCCGCCGCAGGGTCGCGAGCATATCAAACTCCCAACGCACCAGGTCGTGACGAATAAAGGCCGCTTCAATACGCGGCTCCAGCAGCATCGCGCAGCGTTTCAGCCGGCCGATTGGCCCCATTGGGCTGCAATCGAGATCGGGGCGTTCCCGTTGCCACTGTTCAAGAATGCGATCCACGGCGTCGGTCTGTGGTGATTTGTCCATTAATGCCCACCTGTCTTGATATCAAGATAATTATCGATACATACTTACACCACAATTTACCTTGATGTGAAGATAAAATCATGGCCTTTGTTTCGCGTAATCTCGTTGTTGATTTGCTGCTGACCGCGCTGGCCCCCGCCATCTGGGGCAGCACTTATATTGTGACCTCGCAGTTTCTACCGCCGGACAGGCCGTTTATCGCCGCGCTGCTGCGGGTTCTGCCTGCCGGGATCGCTCTGCTTCTCTGGAGCCGCCGCTTTCCGCTGCGCAGCGAATGGTGGAAGCTGAGCATCACCGGGATCCTCAACATCGGTGCGTTCCAGGCCTTGCTATTTATAGCTGCTTATCGTTTACCCGGTGGACTGGCGGCGGTAATTGGCGCTATTCAGCCGCTACTGGTGATGCTATTGGCCTGGTGCGTCGATCGCCAACGATCGCCCTGGGTGGCGGTGTTGTCGGCCTGCGCTGGGATCGTGGGGATGGCGATGTTGCTGCTATCACCGCAAACGGCGCTCGATCCGCTGGGGATCGCGGCTGCGTTCCTCGGAGCGATCAGTATGGCGCTGGGGACCTGGCTGTCGCGGCGCTGGGCGATCTCTTTACCCGTCATTGCGCTGACCGGCTGGCAGCTGCTGATCGGCGGCATTGTTCTGGCACCGATTGCGTTGCTGGTCGATCCGCCGCTGCATCAGGTGACGCTGACTCAGGCGGCGGGCTATTTGTGGCTGTGTCTTGCCGGGGCAATGCTGGCATATGGCCTGTGGTTTCGCGGAATCGGTCGTCTTTCTCCGGTGGCGGTATCGGCGATGAGTTTGCTGAGTCCGGTAACGGCGGTGATATTGGGCTGGATTTTCCTCGGACAGAAAATAGAGGGAATGGCGCTGGTGGGGTTGGTGATTGTGTTGTTAAGCGTGTTGTCGATTCAACGGGCGTTATCGAGTAAGAGAACGGTTGTTGGTCGGTAACCTCTCCGGAGGCAGCACGTCGCGCCTTGCCCGGGCTACCGTCCTGCAGACGGCTGGGCACTCGTAGCCCGGTCAGCGCAGCACCACCGGGAGTTTTTCCAGATCGACAAAAACAAAAAAGCCCCATCAGGGGCTCGACATTGCTATGTGCTTATTATGTGGCGGGAGCCAGACTTAGCCGCCTTCAGGCGACCTGTCCGGCAGCTCCCTCTGCAACCATTTGGTTATTTAGACAGCTCAGCGGTCATATGAACCTGGTTACCAGTATAAGCTTCGGTAATGTGGTAGGACGCGCCCTGGTCTTTAGCGATGGTCGCGATTTTAGCTTCTGCGTTATCCAGCGTATCTGAAGTCACGCTAACCGGCTGAGCGAAGCTAGCGAAAGAGACCAGAGACAGCATACCGGCAGCGGCAAGTAATTTTACGTTTTTCATGGTGTTTATCCTTTTAACTTTTATGGTGGAAAGCGTTGTTGCTTTCGATGGATGTATAATAAGCCTGCTAACTATAACGCGCGTTGCAAAAAGTGCGATTTAGATCACACTTTCATGACCATAAGATGACAGCGTAATGCGTCATGTGTTTTTTATTTTCAATAAAAACAATGTGATAAATAATTTTTATGCGGTTTTTTCAGTGAGTGAAAATTTGCGTTAACGGCGAGGGTTTTCTCGATTTAGGTTATTGATTATTGTTTTTGTGAATATATTGGCCGTTTTTTACGCGCGACAGGGAGCCATACTTCGCCCGTCGACGAAGCATTAACCTCTGGTGCAAGCTACAGTGGCGTTCACACTGATCAAGCGAGGATGACACCATGATCGCAGTACTCTTTGAAGCCGAAGTCACGCTTGCAAAGCAGGAACGCTACTTAGCGCTGGCGGCTGAACTGAAGCCTCTGCTTTGCACCATCGACGGCTTCATCGCTATTGAACGTTTTCAAAGCCTGACGACGACGGGGAAAATTCTGTCGCTCTCCTGGTGGCGGGATGAAGAAGCGGTGCTGGCCTGGAAACGTAACCTTTGCCATCAGGCGGCGCAGAAAGAGGGGCGGGAGAGTATCTTCTCAGGCTATCAGATTCGGGTGGCTCAGGTACTGCGCGAGTACCGCTCAGAGAATCCCGATCTTCTATAATAAAGTTGTGGTTTACCGTTGGGGAAACCAGATGAGGCGATATGTTAAAACCGGTTGAGATAATTGAAGACGATGAGTCGCTCGCTATTGCCATGGCGGCACTGGCCTCGGCGATGGCGGATGCTTCGCGGCTGAAAATGCTCTGTGCCTTAATGGATGGTCGGGCGTGGACGGCGACAGAACTCTCCAGCGTTGCTGACATTTCCCCCTCAACAGCCAGCGCCCATCTTAGCCGCCTGGTCAGTAGCCGCTTGTTGGTATGCCTTGCTCAGGGTCGCCACCGCTACTATCGCCTCGCCGGGAGCGATGTCGCCGGACTGCTGGAGAATATGATGACTATGGCTGGCAAGCAGGCCGTGATGTTGTCCACCCGCACGCCGGTCAGTTTACGTGTCGCACGCACTTGTTACGATCATCTGGCCGGGGAGGTGGCGGTATCGCTGTATGATTTTCTCCTGCGCGAAGGTTGGATAACGCCTGATGGAACCGCCTTGACGTCCATTGGGGAAGCGCACTTTGCACGCCTGGGGATTGTGGTGACGTTGGGATCGCGGCGCAAAGCATGCTGCGGCTGCCTGGACTGGAGCGAAAGGCGCTTTCACCTCGGCGGTGCGGCTGGGGCGGCGCTGCTACTGCATGGTCAGCAAAAAGGATGGTTTACCACCACGGCAGGATTTCGCGAAGTGACGATAACACCAGAAGGATGGCGTGCCTTGCACCTGCATTTTCAACTGGTGGAAAGACCGTAGCGGCAGATTTATTCAGATTGTTCTCTATCTAGATAAATAGCCTTTTATGACAAGATAAATAGCTATTTTGTTAATTCCACATCGCTTTCTCCCCTTCAATGTAAATAACAATGACTTTGTTTTTTACTATCAATTCTCGTTCATTAATAGTTGCAATCTATCTGTTACATTGATTAACACCTCATGAACAAATGTATATTTATCAGCGAAAAATAGCATTCTTTGACGCCGACAGCATCGACGAATTCTTTTATAGAATCCGTTCCTGACGCCTTAAATATTGCGGCTTCCGGTCAGTCGAAGTTTCTATTAACAGTTGCACAAGTGAGCATCGCATATCGCTTCTGACTTTTGTGCGAATTAACTGTTTGCTCATTGATACTTAATTCACTCTGACAAGGAAATGGCAATGAAAAAGGTTCTTCTCTCTGCTGCAATGGCGACTGCGTTTTTTGGTATGGCTGCGGCAAATGCTGCTGATACCAATGTAGGCGGCGGTCAGGTTAATTTCTTCGGTAAAGTTACCGACGTCTCTTGTACTGTTTCCGTAAACGGCCAGGGCAGCAATGCTAACGTTTATCTGGCTCCGGTGACTTTAACGGAAGTTAAAGCGGCTGCCGCAGATACCTACCTGAAACCTAAATCGTTCACTATCGATGTTTCTGACTGCCAGGCTGCTGATAAAACTGCACTGGATGACGTGAGCAAACTGGGTGTGAACTGGACCGGCGGTAACCTGCTGGCTGGCGCAACCGCCAAACAACAGGGCTACCTGGCGAACACCGAAGCGGCTGGCGCGCAGGATATCCAGCTGGTTCTGTCTACCGACAACGCCATCGCGCTGACCAACAAAATCATCCCGGGCAGCGGTGATCAGCAACCGAAAGCTGTTGGTGATACTGCTGTCGTAGCGGATGGCGCACGTTTCACTTACTACGTTGGTTACGCCACCAGTACTCCGGATACCGTCACTACCGGCGTGGTTAACAGCTATGCGACTTACGAAATTACCTACCAGTAATATCGACTGAAAAATAAGACCGCCTCGCGCCGGGGCGGTATATACCCGTCATACTTCAAATTGCATATGCGTTGGCTACTTTCGCTCACCCCAGTCACTTACTGGAGTAAGCTCCCGGGGATTCACTCTCTTGCCGCCTTTCTGCAATTCGAATTACTTAGGGTATACAACAAATTATAAAGCGGCCACTGCTGCCGCTTATTTTTTATTCTGAGGTCAGCATGAAGCGTATTGCCCTTTTTTTCTGTTTCATTTTTAGTTTTGCGGCCCATGCCAATAATATTATTGTTAACGGCACCCGCTTTATTTATCCAGGAAATGAAAAAGAAATAACGGTGCAGCTCTCCAACACCGCCGACCGTCCGGCGCTGGCGCAAGCCTGGCTGGATAACGGTAATGCCGACGCGACGCCGGATACTATTACGACGCCATTTATTATCACCCCACCTATTTCCCGCGTTGACGCGAAAAGCGGCCAGACCCTGCGTATTAAGCTCGGCAGCAACGCGGGACTCGCGAAAGATAAAGAAACGCTGTGGTGGCTGAACCTTCTGGAAATACCGCCGGTCGAGGCGAGCCAGAAAAATGAAGGGCAAAATATTCTGCAACTGGCGATTCGTTCGCGCTTTAAATTTATTTATCGTCCCAACGGATTAGGCAACCGCGACGCGGCAGCAGAGAAATTAGTTCTTTCCGCAAATGGCAACAATTTATCCGTCAGTAATCCGACGCCTTTTTATGTCACCGTAAGCCGTATTTCCCGCGACGGCGGCAAAGCGCTAAACAGCAAAACGGTGATGTTTGCCCCGCAGTCTAGCCAGACCATCGCTCTCTCTTCCGCGGTGAACAGAGGCGAGACCCTGACCGTTAACAACATTAATGACTATGGCGCAGATGTCGCAGTGAAAGTTGCCGTCAAATAAGGGAAACGATCATGAAGCAGAGGTCAATCTGCCCGGGAAGATTAAGCACGGCCATTGCGGTTGCGCTGTGCTGCTTTCCGCCATTTTCCAGCGGAGAGGAAAACCCGGGAACTGTCTATCAGTTTAACGATGGTTTTATCGTCGGCAGCCGCGAAAAGGTCGATCTGTCGCGCTTCTCGACCAGCGCCATCTCCGAGGGCGTCTATTCACTGGACGTGTACACCAACGGCGAGTGGAAAGGTCGCTACGACCTGAAAGTCGCCGTGGGTAAAGACGGCAAAATGGGCGTCTGTTACACCAAAGCGATGCTGATGCAATACGGTATCTCGCCGGAGAAGTTCAACCCGCAACTGAGCGAAAAAGAGGGCTTCTGCGGCCGTCTGCAAGAGTGGCGTAACGAAGAAAACGTCAAGGATAGCCTGATTCAGTCCTCCCTGAGATTGGATATTTCCGTACCACAAATTTACGAAGATCAGCGCCTTAAAAACTTTGTCAGCCCGGAGTTCTGGGATAAAGGCGTTGCGGCGCTGAATTTAGGCTGGATGGCCAACGCCTGGAACAGCCACAGCTCATCGGCAAACAGCTCGGATAACAACAGCGCGTATCTTGGCGTCAACGCGGGTTTTTCCTGGGATGGGTGGCTGCTTAAGCACATTGGTAATCTGAACTGGCAGCAGCAGCAGGGGAAAGCACACTGGAACAGCAACCAGACCTACCTGCAAAGGCCGATTCCACAGATTAACTCGATTGTCAGCGGCGGGCAGATTTTTACCAACGGCGAGTTCTTCGACACCATCGGCCTGCGTGGGGTAAACCTGGCGACCGATGACAATATGTTCCCGGACGGCATGCGTTCCTACGCGCCAGAAATCCGCGGTGTGGCGCAAAGTAACGCCCTGGTCACGGTACGTCAGGGCAGCAATATTATCTATCAGACCACCGTGCCGCCGGGGCCGTTTACCCTGCAGGATGTTTATCCCTCTGGTTACGGTAGCGACCTGGAAGTTTCGGTTAAAGAGGCCGATGGTTCGGTTGAGGTGTTTAGCGTGCCTTATGCGTCGGTGGCGCAATTGCTGCGCCCCGGGATGACCCGCTATGCGCTCTCCGCCGGTAAGGTCGATGATAGTTCGCTGCGCAATAAACCGATGCTCTACCAGGGAACCTGGCAGCACGGTTTAAATAACCTGTTTACCGGCTATACCGGCGTGACCGGCTTTGATGACTATCAGGCGTTCCTGCTGGGTACCGGCATGAACACCGGCATCGGCGCGCTGTCGTTCGATGTTACCCATTCGCGGCTGAAGAGTGACACCCTCGACGAGCAGGGGCAAAGCTATCGCGCCACCTTTAACCGCATGTTTACCGAGACTCAAACCAGCATCGTGCTGGCGGCATATCGCTACTCCACCAAAGGCTATTACAACCTGAACGACGCGCTGTATGCGGTCGATCAGGAAAAGAACCGTAACAGCAACTACACCGTGTGGCGGCAGAAAAACGGTATGACCTTCACGGTTAACCAGAATCTGCCGGACGGCTGGGGCGGTTTTTATCTGAGCGGCCGGGTGGCGGATTACTGGAACCGTTCCGGAACCGAGAAGCAGTACCAGTTTAGTTACAACAACATGTACGGTCGTCTCTCGTGGTCGGTCAGCGCGCAGCGCGTCTATACCCCAGATAGCTCTGGCCATCGTCGCGACGATCGGGTTTCGCTCAACTTTAGCTATCCGTTATGGTTTGGTGAGAATCGCACCGCCAACCTGACGTCAAATACTTCGTTTAATAATTCGCGCTTCGCCAGCTCGCAGATTGGCGTCAACGGTTCGCTGGATAGCGAAAACAACCTCAACTACGGCGTGTCGACAACCACGGCGACCGGCGGTCAGCACGATGTGGCGCTGAACGGCAGCTATCGTACCCCGTGGACCACGTTGAATGGCAGCTATAGCCAGGGCGAGGGTTATCGCCAGAGTGGTCTGGGCGCTAGCGGGACGCTGATTGCTCACCAGCATGGCGTGGTGTTCTCACCGGAAAGCGGCACCACCATGGCGCTGATCGAAGCGAAGGATGCCGCTGGCGCGATGTTGCCGGGTTCGCCGGGGACCCGCATTGACAGCAACGGCTACGCCATTCTGCCGTATCTGCGGCCTTACCGGATTAACTCCGTTGAAATTGACCCGAAAGGCAGCAACGACGATGTCGCCTTTGACCGTACCGTGGCGCAGGTGGTGCCGTGGGAAGGCAGCGTGGTCAAGGTCTCTTTCGATACCACGGTGCAAAACAACATTACGTTGCAGGTGCGTCAGGCGAATGGTCAGCCTCTACCGTTCGGCGCCACGATATTTGACGCTACCGGGAAGGAAATCGGCGTGGTAGGACAGGGCAGCATGATGTTTATCAGCGACGCCAGCGCACCGAAGGCCACGGTTAAGTGGAGCGGTGGACAATGTTCGGTGGATTTGAGTCAGGAAAAAACAAAGGAAACGCTATGTCGCTAAGTAAAAAACTGACGCTTTTTATTGGCTTAATGGCGCTGGGGACGACGTCGGCATGGGCATCCTGTTCGCGCCTTTCGCAGCCGACGGTGAGCCTGGATATGGTCGTCGGGCGAGTCGTTGTTCCACCGGATTTACCGGTGGGGTCAGTTATCGTTTCCCGCGACTGGACGATGTCGGCGCCGGGCGGGGCAAGCTATAGCTGTACCACCGGTAATAACCGCTTTGTGGCAAAAATCGTTGCGACCGGGGCGACCGATCTGGGGAATAAAATCTATTCCACTAACGTGCCGGGCATTGGCCTGCGTTTTAGCCGCGGCGGCGCGACGGTGAATATTATCTACCCTGATGTCTTCTCCAACTACGCCAGCAGGACTACTAGTTATTCACTGGAAGGCTCTCGCTTTACCCTTGAAGTGATTAAAACCGCCGCCGTCACCGGCAGCGGTACTCTGGCAGCGGGTAAATATACCTCTTACGACTGGGAGAGCGGCAACAACCCAATCCTGGAAACGCGCCTCAGCGCCAACGCCATCACCGTGGT
This Klebsiella sp. RHBSTW-00484 DNA region includes the following protein-coding sequences:
- a CDS encoding fimbrial biogenesis chaperone, coding for MKRIALFFCFIFSFAAHANNIIVNGTRFIYPGNEKEITVQLSNTADRPALAQAWLDNGNADATPDTITTPFIITPPISRVDAKSGQTLRIKLGSNAGLAKDKETLWWLNLLEIPPVEASQKNEGQNILQLAIRSRFKFIYRPNGLGNRDAAAEKLVLSANGNNLSVSNPTPFYVTVSRISRDGGKALNSKTVMFAPQSSQTIALSSAVNRGETLTVNNINDYGADVAVKVAVK
- a CDS encoding fimbria/pilus outer membrane usher protein is translated as MKQRSICPGRLSTAIAVALCCFPPFSSGEENPGTVYQFNDGFIVGSREKVDLSRFSTSAISEGVYSLDVYTNGEWKGRYDLKVAVGKDGKMGVCYTKAMLMQYGISPEKFNPQLSEKEGFCGRLQEWRNEENVKDSLIQSSLRLDISVPQIYEDQRLKNFVSPEFWDKGVAALNLGWMANAWNSHSSSANSSDNNSAYLGVNAGFSWDGWLLKHIGNLNWQQQQGKAHWNSNQTYLQRPIPQINSIVSGGQIFTNGEFFDTIGLRGVNLATDDNMFPDGMRSYAPEIRGVAQSNALVTVRQGSNIIYQTTVPPGPFTLQDVYPSGYGSDLEVSVKEADGSVEVFSVPYASVAQLLRPGMTRYALSAGKVDDSSLRNKPMLYQGTWQHGLNNLFTGYTGVTGFDDYQAFLLGTGMNTGIGALSFDVTHSRLKSDTLDEQGQSYRATFNRMFTETQTSIVLAAYRYSTKGYYNLNDALYAVDQEKNRNSNYTVWRQKNGMTFTVNQNLPDGWGGFYLSGRVADYWNRSGTEKQYQFSYNNMYGRLSWSVSAQRVYTPDSSGHRRDDRVSLNFSYPLWFGENRTANLTSNTSFNNSRFASSQIGVNGSLDSENNLNYGVSTTTATGGQHDVALNGSYRTPWTTLNGSYSQGEGYRQSGLGASGTLIAHQHGVVFSPESGTTMALIEAKDAAGAMLPGSPGTRIDSNGYAILPYLRPYRINSVEIDPKGSNDDVAFDRTVAQVVPWEGSVVKVSFDTTVQNNITLQVRQANGQPLPFGATIFDATGKEIGVVGQGSMMFISDASAPKATVKWSGGQCSVDLSQEKTKETLCR
- a CDS encoding fimbrial protein, with product MSLSKKLTLFIGLMALGTTSAWASCSRLSQPTVSLDMVVGRVVVPPDLPVGSVIVSRDWTMSAPGGASYSCTTGNNRFVAKIVATGATDLGNKIYSTNVPGIGLRFSRGGATVNIIYPDVFSNYASRTTSYSLEGSRFTLEVIKTAAVTGSGTLAAGKYTSYDWESGNNPILETRLSANAITVVSPSCTILSGKNMNVDVGTIKRSDLNGVGTTAGGKDFNIELQCSGGLSESGYANIQTSFSGSLATGTSLTRGALLNEKAGTSLAKGIGIQVLKDGAPLEFNKKYSTGSLRTQETRYITLPLHARFYQYAPTTSTGEVESHMIFNLTYD